DNA from Comamonas serinivorans:
TTCATCACCCTGAGTTGCACCGCGCACGCGGCGGCGCTGGCCGGGGTGTGTGCCATGCCGCAGCACTGGCCCTGGATGGCCGGCGCCGTGGCCGCCAACCAGCTGCTGCTGACCGGGGCTGGCCTGTGGCCTCGCAGCGACTGGCTGGGCGCCAACCTCACGCGTCTGCCGGCTGCAGCGGCCGCGCGCGGCGAGGTGGCCCTGACGTTTGACGACGGCCCCGACCCCGAGGTGACGCCCGAGGTGCTGGACCAGCTGGCGGCACAGGGCGCAACGGCCAGCTTTTTCTGCGTGGGGCAGCGCGTGCGCGAGCAGGCGCCCCTGGCGCGCCGCATCGCGGCGGCCGGCCACACCCTGGAAAACCACACCCAGACCCATCCGAACCACTTTGCGGCGCTGGGTCCGTCCGGCATGCGCGCGCAGATCCGCGATGCCCAGGCGTCGATCGCGGCGACTGTGGGGCGAGCGCCCCGTTTTTTCAGGGCCGTGGCGGGCTTGCGCAACCCCATGCTGGACCCCGTGCTGCAGACCGAAGGCCTGCTGCTCGCGCATTGGACAAGGCGCGGCTTTGACACGCGTGACGCCGATGCCGAACGCGTGCTGACCCGCCTCACGCGGGGCTTGGCGGCGGGCGACGTGTTGCTGCTGCACGATGGCCACGCCCGGCGCGACGCGCAGGGGCGGCCCGTGGTGCTGACCCTGCTGCCACGGCTGCTGGCACGCCTGCGCGAAGCCGGCTTGAAGGCCGTCGCGCTGGACCAGGCCGTGCCGCTGGGCCACGGGCCGAATCCCGCGCGACCCGCCGCAACCCTGCAAGATGCCCCCCGGAGACCATGAGCGCCGTCCCGCACCATTCCCGCGCTGCCCCCCGGGGGTATCGACAGCCCCTTCACCTGGCCCTGACCGAGCAGGCCAGCGACTGGTATCGCGCAGGCGGGCGTTTCGCGCACGGGTTTGCCAAGGGCAAGCTGGGGCGCGATCCGCTGTTCATCGACATGTTGCGGCACGGCATGTTCCCGGCCAAGGGCCGATTTTTGGACCTGGGTTGCGGGCAGGCGGTGTTCGCGGCCTGGTTGCTGGCCGCGCAGGCCCATGCCGACGCCGGCCGCTGGCCGGCCGACTGGCCGCCGCCGCCGCAGGTGACCCAGTTGCTGGGGCTGGAGCTCATGCCGTCGGACGTGGCGCGCGCCCATGCGGCGCTGGCGCAGTTTTCGCCGCGCATCGTCATCGAGCAAGGGGATGTGACGCAGGCGGCATTTCCGGCCTGCGAGGTGGTGACCATCCTCGACGTGCTGCATTACTTCGACCACAACCGGCAGCGTGACGTGCTGACCCGCGTCCACCAGGCCCTGACGCCCGGTGGCGTGCTGGTGGCACGGGTGGGCGACGCGGCGGCGGGTTGGCGTTTCGAGTTGAGCCGCAAGGTTGACCAATGGGTCACCTTCGTGCGCGGCCATGGCTGGTCGCAGCTGCACTGCCGCTCGGTGGCCGACTGGCAGGCGCTGTTGCAGGACATCGGGTTTGAGGTGCAGGTGATGGCCAGCGTTGGCGGGCCACCCTTTGCCAACACATTTTTGGTGGCACGGCGCCCGCAAGGGGCCGTCGCGTGAACAGAGGGAGACAACCGTGGCGCGTGTGATTGCCTACACAGCGACGAGTGCTGTGGGCCAGGGCCGCAAGGCCTTGCTCGATGCCTTGATGCAGGGGCGCAGCGGCCTCCAGCCCTGCGATTTTCCGCAGGCGGAGATCGCCACCTGGATCGGTGCGGTCGAGGGCCTGGAGGCCGTGACGCTGCCGGCCGAGCTGGCCCCCTGGGATTGCCGCAACAACCGCCTGGCCTGGCTGGGCCTGCAGGCCGATGGCCTGCACGCGGCTGTGCAGCAGGCGGTGCAGGCCTTGGGCAGCGCGCGCGTCGGCCTGATCCTGGGCACCAGCACCTCGGGCATCCTGTCTGCCGAGCAGGCCTATCAGCACCGGGCGCCCGACTCGGGCGCCTTGCCGGCCTGGTTCGACTACCGGCGCACGCACGACACCGCGGCGCTCAGCGGCTTTGTGGCGGCCGTCCACGGCTTGACCGGGCCGGCGCTGACCATCTCCACAGCCTGTTCGTCGTCGGCCAAGGCCTTTGCGGCGGCCGACCGCTGGCTGCAGCAAGGCGTGGTCGATGCGGTGTTGGTTGGCGGAGTTGACAGCCTGTGCCTGACCACGCTCTATGGCTTCAGCTCGCTCGAGCTGACGTCCAGCCAGCCCTGCCGGCCGGGCGATGCCCACCGCGACGGCCTGTCGATCGGTGAAGCGGCGGCCTTTGCCCTGCTGATGCGCGATGGCGAGGACTTGGCGGGCGTCAAGGCCAGCGGCATGCGCCTGGCAGGCTGGGGCGAGTCGAGCGATGCGCACCACATGTCGGCACCACACCCCGAAGGTCTGGGCGCACGCATGGCCATGCAGGCCGCGCTGCGCAGCGCGGGCCTGTCCGCGGGCGACATCGATTACATCAACCTGCACGGCACGGCCACGCCGGCCAACGACCAGGCCGAAGGGGCAGCGGTGGCGGCTGTGCTGGGCACGGCGGTGAACTGCAGCTCCACCAAAGGCCTGACCGGCCATACGCTGGGCGCCGCGGGCGGGCTGGAGGCCGTGGTGTGCCTGTTGGCCCTGGAACAGGGACTG
Protein-coding regions in this window:
- a CDS encoding polysaccharide deacetylase family protein produces the protein MRWKPSPFITLSCTAHAAALAGVCAMPQHWPWMAGAVAANQLLLTGAGLWPRSDWLGANLTRLPAAAAARGEVALTFDDGPDPEVTPEVLDQLAAQGATASFFCVGQRVREQAPLARRIAAAGHTLENHTQTHPNHFAALGPSGMRAQIRDAQASIAATVGRAPRFFRAVAGLRNPMLDPVLQTEGLLLAHWTRRGFDTRDADAERVLTRLTRGLAAGDVLLLHDGHARRDAQGRPVVLTLLPRLLARLREAGLKAVALDQAVPLGHGPNPARPAATLQDAPRRP
- a CDS encoding beta-ketoacyl-[acyl-carrier-protein] synthase family protein; translation: MARVIAYTATSAVGQGRKALLDALMQGRSGLQPCDFPQAEIATWIGAVEGLEAVTLPAELAPWDCRNNRLAWLGLQADGLHAAVQQAVQALGSARVGLILGTSTSGILSAEQAYQHRAPDSGALPAWFDYRRTHDTAALSGFVAAVHGLTGPALTISTACSSSAKAFAAADRWLQQGVVDAVLVGGVDSLCLTTLYGFSSLELTSSQPCRPGDAHRDGLSIGEAAAFALLMRDGEDLAGVKASGMRLAGWGESSDAHHMSAPHPEGLGARMAMQAALRSAGLSAGDIDYINLHGTATPANDQAEGAAVAAVLGTAVNCSSTKGLTGHTLGAAGGLEAVVCLLALEQGLVPATVGLQQPDPGIALKPALRSRRMPVRHAMSNSFGFGGSNCSLIVSREAA
- a CDS encoding class I SAM-dependent methyltransferase, which translates into the protein MSAVPHHSRAAPRGYRQPLHLALTEQASDWYRAGGRFAHGFAKGKLGRDPLFIDMLRHGMFPAKGRFLDLGCGQAVFAAWLLAAQAHADAGRWPADWPPPPQVTQLLGLELMPSDVARAHAALAQFSPRIVIEQGDVTQAAFPACEVVTILDVLHYFDHNRQRDVLTRVHQALTPGGVLVARVGDAAAGWRFELSRKVDQWVTFVRGHGWSQLHCRSVADWQALLQDIGFEVQVMASVGGPPFANTFLVARRPQGAVA